The following proteins come from a genomic window of Pseudomonas syringae:
- a CDS encoding helix-turn-helix transcriptional regulator produces the protein MPHTLLPHIGRAIASIGSGHFSSLFHTLIDTQLAVDATHLSSLPQPWQSPPASEVPVFNETVTSSRGTLLLSDSIHLYPVQASESFSCKITVFRALPAQAFSPSERRQLSDITPLLFSILEKHVNALQLAMPSSELKKTESLEERFQERLRETGLSLSERETQVCLGLLAGHTALEQAERLTLKVNTVGSYQRRAAIKLGISGRNSLMRWMYASSEGAFSAC, from the coding sequence ATGCCTCATACACTACTGCCCCACATTGGCCGGGCCATTGCCAGCATCGGCAGCGGCCATTTTTCCAGCCTGTTTCACACTTTGATCGACACGCAGCTTGCCGTGGATGCCACGCACCTTTCTTCGCTGCCGCAGCCCTGGCAATCGCCGCCTGCCTCGGAAGTGCCGGTTTTCAACGAAACGGTGACGTCGTCGCGTGGCACGCTGTTGCTGAGCGACTCGATCCATCTTTACCCGGTTCAGGCATCGGAAAGTTTCTCCTGCAAGATCACGGTGTTCCGCGCCCTGCCCGCTCAGGCATTTTCACCCAGCGAGCGTCGGCAACTAAGTGATATCACCCCACTGCTGTTCTCGATACTCGAAAAACACGTCAATGCGCTGCAACTGGCGATGCCCAGTAGTGAACTGAAAAAAACCGAAAGCCTGGAGGAGCGTTTCCAGGAACGATTGCGCGAAACCGGCCTGTCGCTGTCCGAGCGGGAAACCCAGGTCTGTCTCGGGCTGCTCGCCGGGCATACCGCGCTTGAACAGGCTGAACGGCTGACGCTCAAGGTCAACACGGTCGGCAGCTACCAGCGCCGGGCGGCCATCAAACTGGGCATCAGCGGCCGAAACTCGCTGATGCGCTGGATGTACGCTTCTTCCGAAGGCGCCTTTTCGGCCTGTTAA